A stretch of Lactiplantibacillus brownii DNA encodes these proteins:
- a CDS encoding alpha/beta hydrolase gives MQVEQQTLVTKEHPFKVTAYWLDQISDFGETVNYPVIIICPGGGFTYHSGREEAPIAMRFLAEGMHAIVLNYQLETPTSKVYPWAFQQLGKTIDWVTKQAPSRHIDPDRIILAGFSAGGHVVATYNGIATNPELSAKYQLDQFAGQHAATILGYPVIDLTAGFPTSVAERDKVTIDPTLFAAQKLLSPQSKPAFVWQTVTDELVPPINSMIYVQRLMQLGIETEYHLFGSGIHGLALANHVTKKPHKTKYLNDQAAHWAPLAIRWLQLQGYLHDEN, from the coding sequence ATGCAAGTTGAACAACAAACATTAGTGACGAAGGAACATCCTTTTAAAGTCACGGCCTATTGGTTGGATCAGATTTCAGATTTTGGTGAAACGGTGAATTATCCAGTAATCATTATTTGTCCTGGTGGGGGCTTTACTTACCATTCAGGGCGTGAAGAAGCACCCATCGCCATGCGATTTTTGGCGGAAGGGATGCATGCGATCGTTTTGAACTATCAGCTTGAAACGCCGACGAGCAAAGTTTATCCATGGGCCTTTCAACAGTTGGGGAAAACCATTGACTGGGTCACAAAGCAAGCTCCTAGTCGCCATATTGATCCTGACCGCATTATTCTCGCTGGCTTTTCGGCGGGTGGTCACGTGGTTGCCACTTATAATGGGATTGCGACCAATCCTGAATTGAGTGCGAAGTATCAACTCGATCAGTTTGCCGGTCAACATGCGGCGACGATTCTGGGTTATCCAGTGATCGATTTAACGGCTGGCTTTCCGACGAGTGTCGCCGAACGTGATAAAGTTACGATCGACCCAACCTTGTTTGCGGCGCAGAAGTTATTAAGTCCGCAAAGCAAGCCCGCCTTTGTTTGGCAAACGGTGACGGACGAATTAGTCCCACCGATAAATTCAATGATATACGTGCAACGGTTAATGCAATTAGGCATTGAAACCGAGTATCATTTATTTGGCTCTGGCATTCACGGGCTAGCTTTAGCTAACCACGTGACAAAAAAGCCACATAAAACTAAGTATCTGAACGATCAAGCGGCGCACTGGGCGCCATTAGCGATTC